A window of Campylobacter lari subsp. lari contains these coding sequences:
- a CDS encoding FoF1 ATP synthase subunit B', translated as MFNDVHFSIMIATGVIFLLMIVILNSMLYKPLIKFMDSRDLTIKNDEEKMKKNSDDVSNVESELEKIHIQTRDEINQIKAKAIEEAKLKQEKELSTKKRELEDQMLVFLKSLKEKEKELKEEMRLKMPEFKQSFKNSLSKI; from the coding sequence ATGTTTAATGATGTACATTTTTCCATCATGATAGCCACTGGTGTCATTTTTTTGCTTATGATAGTGATTTTAAATTCTATGCTTTATAAACCTTTGATTAAATTTATGGATTCTAGAGATTTAACCATAAAAAATGATGAAGAAAAAATGAAAAAAAATTCCGACGATGTTTCAAATGTGGAAAGTGAATTGGAAAAAATTCATATCCAAACAAGAGATGAAATCAATCAAATCAAAGCAAAGGCTATAGAAGAAGCTAAATTAAAACAAGAAAAAGAATTATCAACAAAAAAAAGAGAATTAGAAGATCAAATGCTTGTTTTTCTTAAAAGTCTAAAAGAAAAAGAAAAAGAGTTGAAAGAAGAAATGCGTTTAAAAATGCCAGAATTTAAACAAAGCTTTAAAAATAGCTTGAGTAAAATTTAA
- a CDS encoding F0F1 ATP synthase subunit B gives MLKKITLLSILPFYAFAAGNGSGEYDIIPRAVNFILFAAILYYFIATPLKNFYNGRITKIASRMNEIQEKLIASKNHKLEMMKKLDLAKQEAANAVALAKKEAEIITEKIENETKMEIKVLEKTYEEHKEYEIRKMEKEVVQVVLEEIFQDQNLQLQQKEILNIMMKKVS, from the coding sequence ATGTTGAAAAAAATTACATTATTATCAATACTTCCTTTTTATGCTTTTGCAGCAGGTAATGGAAGTGGTGAGTATGATATTATCCCAAGAGCGGTTAATTTTATTTTATTTGCTGCTATTTTGTATTACTTCATAGCAACGCCTTTGAAAAATTTCTACAATGGTAGAATCACAAAGATTGCATCTAGAATGAATGAAATTCAAGAAAAACTTATTGCAAGTAAAAATCATAAATTAGAAATGATGAAAAAATTAGATTTAGCCAAACAAGAAGCTGCTAATGCAGTTGCTCTTGCAAAAAAAGAAGCAGAAATCATTACTGAAAAAATCGAGAATGAAACAAAAATGGAAATTAAAGTTCTAGAAAAAACTTATGAAGAGCATAAAGAATACGAAATAAGAAAAATGGAAAAAGAAGTTGTACAAGTAGTTTTAGAGGAAATTTTTCAAGATCAAAATTTACAGCTACAACAAAAAGAAATTTTAAATATCATGATGAAAAAGGTGTCTTGA
- a CDS encoding F0F1 ATP synthase subunit delta translates to MEKVIAKTYAKAILERNDFEYFYSNLLELSSAFASNKFIDILNSYEIKQDKKLELILSLLDNPSDAFKNFINLIVDNKREMLIPEITKELSEQKASKENTFLGQVYSKEKLSEEEIKNLEEKLSLKFNAKIRLDSKISDNDSVKISLDGLGYEISFSMQSLKAKMNEYILKAI, encoded by the coding sequence ATGGAAAAAGTAATTGCTAAAACATATGCAAAGGCAATATTAGAAAGAAACGATTTTGAATATTTTTATTCTAATTTGTTGGAGTTAAGCTCAGCTTTTGCGTCTAATAAATTTATAGATATTTTAAATTCATACGAAATAAAACAAGATAAAAAACTAGAATTAATACTTTCATTATTAGATAATCCAAGTGATGCTTTTAAAAATTTTATAAATTTGATTGTGGATAATAAAAGAGAAATGTTAATTCCAGAAATAACTAAAGAATTAAGCGAACAAAAAGCATCAAAAGAAAATACATTTTTAGGACAAGTTTACTCAAAAGAAAAATTAAGCGAAGAAGAAATTAAAAATTTAGAGGAAAAACTTAGTCTTAAATTTAATGCAAAAATTAGATTAGATAGTAAAATAAGTGATAATGATAGTGTAAAAATTAGCTTAGATGGACTTGGATATGAAATTTCATTTTCAATGCAAAGCTTAAAAGCTAAGATGAATGAATATATATTAAAAGCAATTTAA
- the atpA gene encoding F0F1 ATP synthase subunit alpha, producing the protein MKFKADEISSIIKERIEKFDFNLEIEETGKIISVADGVAKVYGLKNAMAGEMVEFENGEKGMVLNLEESSVGIVILGKRLGFKEGSSVKRLKKLLKVPVGDALIGRVVNALGEPIDAKGVIEASEYRFVEEKAKGIMARKSVHEPLHTGIKAIDALVPIGRGQRELIIGDRQTGKTTVAIDTIISQKGKDVICIYVAIGQKQSTVAQVVKKLEEYGAMDYTIVVNAGASDPAALQYLAPYAGVTMGEYFRDNSRHALIVYDDLSKHAVAYREMSLILRRPPGREAYPGDVFYLHSRLLERASKLSDELGAGSLTALPIIETQAGDVSAYIPTNVISITDGQIFLETDLFNSGIRPAINVGLSVSRVGGAAQIKATKQVSGTLRLDLAQYRELQAFAQFASDLDEASRKQLERGQRMVEVLKQPPYSPLSPENQVVIIFAGTKGYLDDVAVSKIGEFEAALYPFIEAKYPEIFEQIRTKKALDKDLEEKLAKALSEFKANHI; encoded by the coding sequence ATGAAATTTAAAGCAGATGAAATTAGTTCTATTATAAAAGAAAGAATTGAAAAATTTGACTTTAATCTTGAAATAGAAGAAACCGGTAAAATTATTTCAGTTGCCGATGGTGTTGCTAAGGTATATGGCCTTAAAAATGCTATGGCTGGAGAGATGGTTGAATTTGAAAATGGCGAAAAAGGAATGGTTCTTAACCTTGAAGAATCAAGTGTTGGTATTGTTATCTTAGGTAAGAGACTTGGATTTAAGGAAGGAAGCTCAGTAAAAAGATTAAAAAAACTTTTAAAAGTTCCAGTTGGAGATGCGTTGATAGGGCGTGTTGTAAATGCTTTAGGTGAGCCAATTGATGCTAAAGGTGTAATTGAAGCGAGTGAATATCGTTTTGTGGAAGAAAAAGCAAAAGGCATTATGGCTAGAAAAAGTGTTCATGAACCATTACACACAGGTATTAAAGCAATTGATGCTTTAGTTCCAATTGGTAGAGGACAAAGAGAATTGATTATTGGTGATAGACAAACTGGTAAAACAACTGTGGCAATTGACACTATCATTAGTCAAAAAGGTAAAGATGTTATTTGTATTTATGTTGCAATTGGTCAAAAACAAAGTACTGTAGCTCAAGTAGTTAAAAAACTTGAAGAATATGGTGCAATGGATTATACTATAGTGGTGAATGCGGGTGCATCAGATCCTGCTGCATTACAATATCTTGCGCCATATGCTGGGGTAACTATGGGTGAATATTTTAGAGATAATTCAAGACATGCATTGATCGTTTATGATGATTTAAGTAAACACGCTGTTGCATATCGTGAAATGTCTTTGATTTTACGTCGTCCTCCAGGTCGTGAAGCTTATCCAGGAGATGTGTTCTATCTACATTCAAGGTTGCTTGAAAGAGCAAGTAAATTAAGCGATGAGCTTGGCGCGGGAAGCTTGACTGCACTTCCTATTATTGAAACTCAAGCAGGGGATGTTTCAGCTTATATTCCAACTAATGTTATTTCAATTACAGATGGTCAAATTTTTTTAGAAACAGATTTATTTAACTCAGGTATTCGCCCTGCGATTAATGTTGGTTTATCTGTATCTCGTGTTGGTGGTGCCGCGCAAATTAAAGCAACAAAACAAGTTTCAGGTACATTAAGACTTGATTTAGCTCAGTACAGAGAACTTCAAGCTTTTGCACAATTTGCAAGTGATTTGGATGAAGCTAGTAGAAAGCAACTTGAGCGTGGACAAAGAATGGTTGAAGTTTTAAAGCAACCTCCATATTCTCCACTTTCACCAGAAAATCAAGTTGTGATTATTTTTGCGGGTACTAAAGGTTATTTAGATGATGTTGCAGTTTCAAAAATTGGAGAATTCGAAGCAGCTTTATATCCATTTATTGAGGCTAAGTATCCAGAAATTTTTGAGCAAATTAGAACTAAAAAAGCTTTAGATAAGGATTTAGAAGAAAAATTAGCTAAAGCATTGAGTGAGTTTAAAGCAAACCATATATAA
- the atpG gene encoding ATP synthase F1 subunit gamma — MSNLKEIKRKIKSVHNTQKTTNAMKLVSTAKLRKAEEAAKKSKVFAQKIDEVLSEIAFKINQYEGLDDKLPFFRKKDNIEKMDIIFVTADKGLCGGFNIKTIKAVNEMLEDCKTKKIKVRLRAIGKTGIEYFNFQNIEILEKYLDTSSSPDYDKACAIIQKAVDDFVNGVTDKIVIIHNGYKNMISQEIRINELLPVEAIVSKEEQKSESLMDLEPEDEEILNDLLKTYFEYNMYFSLVDSLAAEHSARMQAMDNATNNAKARVKQLNLAYNKARQESITTELIEIISGVESMK, encoded by the coding sequence ATGTCTAATTTAAAAGAAATCAAAAGAAAGATAAAAAGTGTTCATAACACACAAAAGACAACCAATGCGATGAAGCTTGTCTCTACTGCTAAATTAAGAAAAGCAGAAGAGGCAGCTAAAAAATCAAAGGTTTTTGCTCAAAAAATTGATGAAGTTTTGTCAGAAATTGCGTTTAAGATCAATCAATACGAAGGGCTTGATGATAAACTTCCATTTTTTAGAAAAAAAGATAATATAGAAAAAATGGATATTATTTTTGTCACAGCCGATAAAGGCTTGTGTGGTGGATTTAATATTAAAACCATTAAAGCCGTAAATGAAATGCTTGAAGATTGCAAAACAAAAAAAATCAAAGTAAGATTAAGAGCTATTGGTAAAACAGGTATAGAATATTTTAATTTTCAAAATATAGAAATTTTGGAAAAATATTTAGATACAAGTTCAAGTCCAGATTATGATAAGGCTTGTGCTATTATCCAAAAAGCTGTTGATGATTTTGTAAATGGCGTGACAGATAAAATTGTAATCATTCATAATGGTTATAAAAATATGATTTCTCAAGAAATTCGTATTAATGAATTGTTGCCAGTAGAAGCTATTGTTAGTAAAGAAGAACAAAAGTCTGAATCTTTAATGGACTTAGAACCAGAAGATGAAGAAATTTTAAATGATTTGTTAAAAACTTATTTTGAATATAATATGTATTTTTCTTTAGTTGATTCTTTAGCGGCTGAACATAGTGCTAGAATGCAAGCTATGGATAATGCAACCAATAATGCAAAAGCTAGAGTTAAGCAACTTAATTTAGCTTATAATAAAGCAAGACAAGAATCTATTACCACCGAGTTGATAGAAATCATCAGCGGTGTTGAGTCAATGAAATAA
- the atpD gene encoding F0F1 ATP synthase subunit beta, with translation MQGFISQVLGPVVDVEFKDYLPQINEAIVVNYELEGKECKLVLEVAAHLGDNKVRTIAMDMTDGLVRGLTAVATGNPISVPVGEKVLGRIFNVTGDLIDEGEEINFDKHWSIHRDPPPFEEQSTKSEIFETGIKVVDLLAPYAKGGKVGLFGGAGVGKTVIIMELIHNVAFKHSGYSVFAGVGERTREGNDLYNEMKESNVLDKVALCYGQMNEPPGARNRIALTGLTMAEYFRDEMGLDVLMFIDNIFRFSQSGSEMSALLGRIPSAVGYQPTLASEMGKFQERITSTKKGSITSVQAVYVPADDLTDPAPATVFAHLDATTVLNRSIAEKGIYPAVDPLDSTSRMLDPQIIGEEHYKVARGVQSVLQKYKDLQDIIAILGMDELSEEDKLIVERARKIEKFLSQPFFVAEVFTGSPGKYISLEDTIAGFKGILEGKYDDLPENAFYMVGNIDEAIAKAETLKEVSRKDVCLDNCKVDKAKKG, from the coding sequence ATGCAAGGTTTTATTTCTCAAGTTTTAGGACCAGTGGTTGATGTTGAATTTAAAGACTATCTTCCACAAATTAATGAAGCTATTGTTGTTAATTATGAATTAGAAGGAAAAGAATGCAAGCTAGTTCTTGAAGTAGCTGCACATTTAGGCGATAATAAAGTAAGAACCATCGCTATGGATATGACAGATGGTCTTGTTAGAGGTTTAACAGCCGTCGCAACTGGAAATCCAATTAGTGTTCCAGTAGGCGAAAAAGTTCTTGGAAGAATTTTTAATGTAACGGGTGATTTGATTGATGAGGGTGAAGAAATCAATTTTGATAAGCACTGGTCAATTCATAGAGATCCACCTCCATTTGAAGAACAAAGTACAAAAAGCGAAATCTTTGAAACAGGTATAAAGGTTGTTGATTTGCTAGCTCCTTATGCTAAAGGTGGAAAAGTTGGTCTTTTTGGTGGTGCAGGTGTTGGTAAAACCGTTATTATTATGGAATTAATTCACAATGTTGCATTTAAACATAGCGGATATTCTGTTTTTGCAGGTGTTGGCGAAAGAACTCGTGAGGGTAATGACCTTTACAATGAAATGAAAGAAAGTAATGTATTAGATAAAGTTGCATTGTGTTATGGTCAAATGAATGAACCGCCAGGGGCAAGAAATCGTATAGCTTTAACAGGTCTTACTATGGCTGAGTATTTTAGAGATGAAATGGGACTTGATGTTTTAATGTTTATTGATAATATTTTTAGATTTTCTCAATCAGGTTCAGAAATGTCAGCGCTTTTAGGAAGAATTCCTTCAGCTGTTGGTTATCAACCAACCCTAGCTAGTGAAATGGGTAAGTTCCAAGAAAGAATTACTTCAACCAAGAAAGGATCTATTACTTCAGTTCAAGCAGTTTATGTGCCAGCAGATGACTTAACAGACCCTGCACCAGCAACAGTTTTTGCGCACTTAGATGCAACAACGGTTTTAAATAGATCAATCGCTGAAAAAGGTATTTATCCTGCTGTTGATCCACTTGATTCTACTTCAAGAATGTTAGATCCTCAAATCATAGGAGAAGAACACTATAAAGTGGCTCGTGGAGTTCAATCAGTATTACAAAAATATAAAGATTTGCAAGATATTATTGCTATTTTAGGTATGGATGAATTAAGCGAAGAAGATAAATTGATTGTTGAAAGAGCAAGAAAAATTGAAAAATTCCTATCTCAACCATTCTTCGTCGCTGAAGTTTTCACAGGTAGCCCTGGAAAATATATTAGCTTAGAAGATACAATTGCAGGATTTAAAGGTATTTTAGAAGGTAAATATGATGATTTACCAGAAAATGCTTTCTATATGGTTGGTAATATAGATGAAGCTATAGCAAAAGCTGAAACACTTAAAGAGGTTAGCAGAAAAGACGTTTGTTTAGATAATTGTAAAGTGGATAAGGCTAAAAAAGGTTAA
- the atpC gene encoding ATP synthase F1 subunit epsilon, whose protein sequence is MQDLISLEIITPLGMIYQGDARLVVLPGSEGEFGVLKGHASLISSLKAGIIDIEKSDSTHELVAIDSGHAKVSETKVSVLAKGAVWVGGNSDSEIAKRLEEAKDLIKSMSSDSIALASTFAKMDNNVRQK, encoded by the coding sequence ATGCAAGATTTAATATCTTTAGAAATCATTACACCCCTTGGCATGATTTATCAAGGGGATGCAAGATTAGTAGTTCTTCCTGGAAGTGAGGGTGAATTTGGTGTTTTAAAAGGACATGCATCTTTAATTTCTTCTTTAAAAGCAGGAATTATAGATATAGAAAAATCAGATTCAACTCATGAATTAGTTGCTATTGATTCAGGTCATGCAAAAGTTTCTGAAACTAAAGTGAGTGTTTTAGCAAAAGGTGCTGTATGGGTTGGAGGAAATAGTGATAGCGAAATAGCAAAAAGATTAGAAGAAGCAAAAGATTTAATTAAATCTATGAGTAGTGATAGTATTGCACTTGCTTCTACTTTTGCTAAAATGGATAATAATGTAAGGCAAAAATAG
- a CDS encoding MotA/TolQ/ExbB proton channel family protein, producing MDFQAIFHFFENTSLITYIVLAWLSVYFILSFSILFSRLMLINKWTQNESQALEALMRGEKDLSQSASILKKCVEVDEIKMNIYKNSVEKKATVGLTWLSIIASTSPFIGLFGTVISILETFGGLEMQNSLSIIAPKISEALVATGCGILVAIPAYSFHLIIKRKAYELINILDSEIKVLVSSTKA from the coding sequence GTGGATTTTCAAGCAATTTTTCATTTTTTTGAAAATACAAGCTTAATCACTTATATAGTATTAGCTTGGCTTTCGGTGTATTTCATACTTAGTTTTAGTATATTATTTTCAAGGTTGATGCTTATTAATAAATGGACTCAAAATGAAAGCCAAGCTTTAGAAGCTTTAATGAGAGGCGAAAAAGATTTAAGTCAAAGTGCATCAATTTTAAAAAAATGTGTTGAAGTTGATGAAATAAAGATGAATATTTATAAAAATTCTGTTGAAAAAAAAGCTACAGTAGGGTTAACTTGGCTTAGCATTATCGCTTCAACCTCTCCTTTTATAGGTCTTTTTGGTACGGTCATTTCTATACTTGAAACTTTTGGTGGCTTAGAGATGCAAAATTCTTTAAGTATTATAGCTCCTAAAATCAGTGAAGCTTTGGTGGCTACAGGTTGTGGTATTTTAGTGGCGATTCCTGCATACAGTTTTCACTTGATTATTAAGCGTAAAGCCTATGAATTGATTAATATCTTAGATAGTGAGATCAAAGTATTGGTAAGCTCTACAAAGGCATAG
- a CDS encoding ExbD/TolR family protein: MFLEEKPELNITPLVDIMLVLLAILMVTAPSITYEEKVQLPQGSQKTSSAPNIKSLIITINAKKEIFIGKDKFDFISFADNMNALKVQYNTQETVFIRADKNLKYDDVMSVLRTMKHLGFQKVALQTE; the protein is encoded by the coding sequence ATGTTTTTAGAAGAAAAACCTGAACTCAATATTACACCCTTAGTAGATATTATGCTTGTGTTGCTTGCTATTTTAATGGTAACAGCACCAAGTATCACATATGAAGAAAAGGTTCAACTTCCTCAAGGTTCACAAAAAACTTCAAGTGCGCCAAACATTAAAAGTTTGATTATAACAATTAATGCAAAAAAAGAAATTTTTATAGGAAAAGATAAATTTGATTTTATAAGTTTTGCAGATAATATGAATGCTTTAAAAGTTCAGTATAATACTCAAGAGACAGTTTTTATAAGAGCAGATAAGAATCTAAAATATGATGATGTAATGAGTGTTTTAAGAACAATGAAACATTTAGGTTTCCAAAAAGTTGCCTTGCAAACTGAGTAA
- a CDS encoding TonB C-terminal domain-containing protein produces MEENSTHNLKAFIYAILVYFFVVFLVFFKLVGYKPKAIEYTDDPNSFINIELGDSINQNQVNMIQELQKENLQSLFEENLLQKYTTNKNVNTQNIEQQASVFNELFGKIEDYQEEKTTKVQSSMPSKKPTFAQREQINDFSKQLNENLKINQELGQSVMEQKIGVYDQFLGTVRKYLEDRWRIYNPSGNLSIEVEFVIDNNGYFYLLNTTSAHSDNFDKKAKEFLQNLEGKYITLPPNGKIRKIKMQLSDIIEFKTEKQ; encoded by the coding sequence ATGGAAGAAAATTCTACACACAATCTTAAAGCTTTTATTTATGCAATTTTAGTCTATTTTTTTGTTGTTTTTTTGGTATTTTTTAAGTTGGTTGGGTATAAACCAAAAGCCATTGAATATACTGATGATCCTAATAGTTTTATCAATATAGAGCTTGGAGATAGCATCAATCAAAATCAAGTAAATATGATACAAGAATTACAAAAAGAAAATTTACAAAGTTTATTTGAAGAAAATCTTTTACAAAAATATACTACTAATAAAAACGTTAACACGCAAAATATAGAGCAACAAGCAAGTGTTTTTAATGAGTTGTTTGGTAAAATAGAAGATTACCAAGAAGAAAAAACGACAAAAGTGCAATCTTCCATGCCTTCAAAAAAACCTACTTTTGCCCAAAGAGAACAAATCAATGATTTTTCTAAACAGCTCAATGAAAATTTAAAAATAAATCAAGAATTAGGTCAGTCTGTTATGGAGCAAAAAATAGGGGTTTATGATCAATTCTTAGGCACTGTTAGAAAATACCTTGAAGATCGATGGAGAATTTATAATCCTAGTGGTAATTTAAGTATAGAAGTAGAATTTGTAATTGATAATAATGGTTATTTTTACTTGTTAAACACTACTAGTGCTCATAGTGATAATTTTGACAAAAAAGCAAAAGAATTTTTACAAAATTTAGAAGGAAAATACATAACTTTACCTCCAAATGGTAAAATAAGAAAAATTAAAATGCAACTTAGTGATATAATTGAGTTTAAAACGGAGAAACAATGA
- the tolB gene encoding Tol-Pal system protein TolB, with protein MKKILVFLFFCSVLFGQDATISVVNKGMQLPKIYIKDQSKLNDLDLKKSFYNMLVNDIKVSSNFEITQDEKQGDYIFSYILNKNGKLLDIDVEILAANETKTRFYEQILSIEEYPFLAHRSVAQMNKKLGFAPVDWMDHKILIARTQGSKQSDILLADYTLTYQKVLISKGLNLFPKWANKEQNAFYFTAYEDEIPTLYKYNMKNKNITKIIASKGMMVASDVSDDGKKILLTMAPKDQPDVYLYDVDSKNLTQITNYMGIDVNGNFVDGDKKIIFVSDRLGYPNIFMQNLDSNLTEQVVFHGKNNSSVSTYKHYMVYSSREISQSGVFNLYLMSTQSDYIRQLTANGKNLFPRFSSDGESVVFIKYLGSQSALGVIRINANKAFHYGLKVGKIQSIDW; from the coding sequence ATGAAAAAAATACTAGTATTTTTATTTTTTTGTTCAGTATTATTTGGACAAGATGCAACAATATCTGTTGTTAATAAAGGTATGCAATTGCCAAAAATTTACATTAAAGATCAGTCTAAATTGAATGATTTAGATCTTAAAAAAAGTTTTTATAATATGCTTGTTAATGATATAAAAGTAAGTTCAAATTTCGAGATAACTCAAGATGAAAAACAAGGTGATTATATTTTTTCTTATATATTAAATAAAAATGGTAAGCTTTTAGATATTGATGTTGAAATTTTAGCTGCAAATGAAACTAAAACAAGATTTTATGAACAAATTCTTTCTATCGAAGAGTATCCATTTTTAGCGCATAGAAGTGTTGCTCAAATGAATAAAAAATTAGGTTTTGCTCCGGTTGATTGGATGGACCATAAAATTTTAATAGCTAGAACTCAAGGTAGTAAGCAAAGTGATATTTTATTAGCAGATTATACTTTAACTTACCAAAAAGTATTGATTTCAAAAGGCTTAAATTTGTTTCCTAAATGGGCAAATAAAGAGCAAAATGCTTTTTATTTTACTGCCTATGAAGATGAGATTCCAACTCTTTATAAATATAATATGAAAAATAAAAATATAACAAAAATTATTGCTAGCAAAGGTATGATGGTTGCTTCTGATGTGAGTGATGATGGCAAAAAAATTTTACTTACCATGGCTCCAAAAGACCAACCTGATGTATATTTGTATGATGTAGACTCAAAAAATCTGACACAAATTACAAACTATATGGGTATTGATGTAAATGGCAATTTTGTTGATGGTGATAAAAAAATTATATTTGTGTCTGATCGTTTAGGTTATCCAAATATTTTTATGCAAAATTTAGATTCAAATTTAACAGAACAAGTTGTTTTTCATGGTAAAAATAATTCTTCGGTTTCTACTTATAAACACTATATGGTTTATTCTAGTAGAGAAATAAGTCAAAGCGGAGTTTTTAATCTTTATTTGATGTCAACCCAAAGTGATTACATAAGACAACTCACTGCAAATGGTAAAAATCTTTTTCCAAGATTTTCAAGTGATGGAGAAAGTGTTGTGTTTATTAAGTACTTAGGCTCTCAAAGTGCTTTAGGTGTTATTCGAATTAATGCAAATAAAGCTTTTCATTATGGCTTAAAAGTGGGCAAAATTCAATCAATTGATTGGTAA
- the pal gene encoding peptidoglycan-associated lipoprotein Pal codes for MKKIIFASITAFAVIVSGCATKNTSVSSSSSVDGSKGSGGSDRFENLESLNSVANVYFDFDKFNVRSDMQKVIANNAEIFNKEAANAAIVVEGNCDEWGTDEYNQALGLKRAKAVKESLVAQGVSADRISVKSYGETNPVCTERTKACDAQNRRAEFKLSK; via the coding sequence ATGAAAAAAATCATTTTTGCTTCAATTACTGCATTTGCTGTTATTGTAAGTGGTTGTGCTACTAAAAACACTAGTGTTAGTAGTTCAAGTAGTGTAGATGGCTCAAAAGGTAGTGGTGGATCTGATAGATTTGAAAATCTTGAATCTTTAAATTCTGTAGCAAATGTATATTTTGATTTTGATAAATTTAATGTTAGATCAGATATGCAAAAAGTTATTGCAAATAATGCTGAAATCTTTAATAAAGAAGCTGCTAATGCTGCAATAGTAGTTGAAGGAAACTGCGATGAGTGGGGAACTGATGAGTATAATCAAGCTTTAGGTCTAAAAAGAGCTAAAGCGGTAAAAGAATCTTTAGTAGCTCAAGGTGTTAGCGCAGATAGAATTAGCGTTAAAAGCTATGGAGAAACTAATCCTGTATGTACTGAAAGAACAAAAGCTTGCGATGCTCAAAATCGCCGTGCAGAATTTAAATTATCAAAATAA
- a CDS encoding tetratricopeptide repeat protein: MKLKLLSVALLGATFLHAEISAFDAGKVDTKTPYGLTQNEKLQYENQERLRALNEYYTNLTSKINTAVENIEGLQSVTEGLNAQYSKANTKLLSLEETYQNFDANITQEIQNLRAYVEENRQIQEKNHQEIQKVLSEITTLINKINDDYISKEDMNKTISFFQSEIARVQNQTKITPVVPIVSDDNKTEEVIQDVNETQDEVIEVKDDSWKKLQSSEILKKAIEETNKNQFEDAKEKFEHLISIHYKPARSTFWLGEIRYKQQDYAGALGFYKKSSAISTKGDYVPKLLYHTAISLDKVGDPKSANKFYKALKTAYPDSPEAKVSPDRK; the protein is encoded by the coding sequence ATGAAATTAAAATTATTATCAGTAGCTCTTTTAGGGGCTACTTTTTTACACGCTGAAATTTCAGCTTTTGATGCAGGAAAAGTAGATACAAAAACACCTTATGGCTTAACTCAAAATGAAAAATTACAATATGAAAATCAAGAACGCCTAAGGGCATTGAATGAATATTATACAAATTTAACAAGTAAAATAAATACAGCAGTAGAGAATATAGAAGGATTGCAAAGTGTAACAGAGGGTTTGAATGCTCAATATTCAAAAGCTAACACAAAATTGCTTTCATTAGAAGAAACTTATCAAAATTTTGATGCAAACATAACTCAAGAAATTCAAAATTTAAGAGCTTATGTGGAGGAAAATAGGCAAATTCAAGAAAAAAATCATCAAGAAATTCAAAAAGTTTTAAGTGAAATTACGACTTTGATTAATAAAATCAATGATGATTATATTTCAAAAGAAGATATGAATAAAACTATAAGTTTTTTTCAATCTGAAATAGCTAGAGTGCAAAATCAAACAAAAATTACTCCAGTTGTTCCTATTGTAAGTGATGATAATAAAACCGAAGAAGTCATTCAAGATGTAAATGAAACTCAAGATGAAGTGATTGAAGTAAAAGATGATAGTTGGAAAAAGTTGCAATCTAGTGAAATTTTGAAAAAAGCGATAGAAGAAACTAATAAAAATCAATTTGAGGATGCAAAAGAAAAATTTGAACATCTAATAAGTATTCATTATAAACCTGCTAGATCTACTTTTTGGCTTGGAGAGATAAGATATAAGCAGCAAGATTACGCAGGTGCTTTGGGATTTTATAAGAAAAGTTCTGCTATAAGCACTAAAGGCGATTATGTACCAAAATTGCTTTATCATACAGCTATTAGCCTAGATAAGGTTGGGGATCCAAAAAGTGCAAATAAATTTTATAAAGCTTTAAAAACGGCTTATCCTGATAGCCCTGAAGCAAAAGTTTCACCAGATAGAAAATAA